The genome window AGAAATCGGTAAAACTCGCTGTCAATTTTCCCCTTTCCAGACCCGCACCCTTTGGTACAATGCCATTATGAATACCACGCTCAAAACATTTCTGATCCTTATAGGGGCCACGGTTTTTTTCAACTTCATGTTTTATTTCCTGTCCTCCAACATCGAGGACTTTGAAAACCTGCCCCTGCCGCCCAAAAAAGTCGAGCGTTACAAGACCGACTACCCGCTTATCAAAGTCGATGCCCAGTCACGCGACAATTGGGCGCTACTGGATTTTTCCACCGGGAATGTCGTGCGCATGGACGATATGGAAAAGGATGTGAACCGCCTGCAGAAGCTGGATTGGGATCTGGCGTTTCAACGCACCAAAATCGTCACCAATGGGGGCGTCACCAACCCAAAAGGCAACGTGCAGGTCAAGAATCTGGGACAGATCGAATTCAATCAGGTCGCCCAGGTGCCTGCCAGCCGGGCGGACTTCAAAAAAGACGATCGGGGTTGGGGCGGCAGCATCGTCAACAAGGCTTTGGTGGATTGGTACATTTACCGGACCCGCACCCACAACGTGGAATCAAAAAAAGACGTGTACCTGATCGATACCGGCGACGGATTCGTGAAATTGAAAATCATCAACTACTACTGCGAGCGCCCGGAATCGGACTGCAAATCCATGATGTGCACGCGGGATGAAGCGGCCTGCCTGACGCTGGAATACCAGTTCATACCGAATGACGAACAGACCTTTTCCCCGCCGCCCTCACAACAACCTCAAACCGCTCAGGTCACCCATTGAAGAAGTGGCTTCCTCTGGCCGTGCTGGCCACGCTGTTTCTTGCAGCGTGCCAACCCGCCGCTTCCTCCAGCGATGAAGGCATGGTGTTGATTCCCGCAGGTGAGTTCCAACTGGGCATGCCCACTTCCGGCAGCCTGCCGGCGTTCATGTCCGACCGCACCTCCAGCGCCAATGCGCAACCGGCACAACGCCTGCAACTCGACGCGTTTTACATCGACCGCGACGAAGTGACGTACTCCGATTTTCTGAAATTCAAACCGTCGAGCCAATACGCCGAAGGCCGCGCCGACCATCCGGTGCGTGGCATCACCTGGTACGAAGCCGATGCCTATTGCCTGTCGCAGGGCAAACGCCTGCCCACGGAATTCGAATGGGAAAAAGCGTCACGCGGCGAGGACGGGCGCCTCTTCGTTTGGGGCAACGATTTCGACAAGGCCAAAGCCAATTTCGGGAAAACGGTGCACCCCGTCGGCAGTGTCGAAACGGACCTCAGCCCCTACGGCGTGGCGGATCTGAACGGCAACGTGTCGGAATGGACGGCAAGCTGGTACCGGCCCTACCCCGGATCCAAGCATGAAGACACCAATTTCGGTGAAGCCTTCAAGGTCATCCGCGGCGGGGCGTACAACAAACGCGAGCACGGTTTCATGGAACAATTCGCCATGTTGCCGTACCGGAATGTTGCGCCCCCCACCATGCGAACCTGGAATACGGGCTTTCGTTGCGCCCGTCCGGCATCTAGACCCAAGCCCGAAAACTCGGATTAAATTCCAGGAGCCAAATCGTCGCGGATCGGTTTCGGAGCTTCTCTCTCCCGATCGTCGGCCTTGTACGACGGCGGCTTGTCGAGCACCACCTCATGCAGACGGGATACATTTTCCGTCGGTTGCTGACCGGAATCCTCCCCCTCCGCACTTGCCGGACTGTCGGGGCTGTCATCACTGTTCGTTTTACGCGTCGATCGGGGCCGGCTCCACCGCTTGCGGCTGGAACCTTTGCGTCCGTCCCGGGATCGACCGCGTCCTCCGGTCGTAGCCGGCTTGGCTTCTTCCGGCGAAGACTCAGCGGAATTCTGTTCCATCCCTTCTGCCGAAGGCGGTGCGGTATCGGTTGCAGGAGCCGTATCCCTGTCCACCGGCGCACGGCTGTCACGTCCATTGTCCACCGGAGGCTGTTCCTGCAAAGGGCCCTGCATGGGGTCCTCTCCCTCGGCAGGTTGTGGCCAGCTCGGCCGACTCCGGTTCTGGCCTGCCTGCGACCGGTTGGACGACCCGGATCGGGAGCGGCCCCGGCTGGAGGACCGACGTCCCCGTCCTCGGCGCTCGCGATCAGCCCGTTCAGGACGCTCACCGCGTTCGCGGTCTCCCCGCTCTTCCGAACGGGAATCGGGACGCGAGTCGGGACGTGTATCCGGTCGCGATTCGGTACGCGGCCTCGATCGGGAATCCGGCTGGCTGTCTGCACTGGCAGGCAGGGCGGTGCGAAACTCCACCCCGCGGTTTCGATTTTCCATTTGCCGCTCTTCTTCCCGTTTCCGTTCCAGCACGGTGTACGAAAAATTCTCGTACGCCAGGCGGTCCTTGGCGGAAAACTGGAGCAGGCATTGTGTTTTGTCCTGCAAATCCTGCAGGTACTTGGTTTTGTGATTCAAGAGGTAACTGGCGACGGATGCCGACACCTCGACCGCAAGCACCTTGACATTTCCTTCCGCCAGAATTTCGCGAATTTTGCGCAACACGCTCAAAGACACAGAACTGTCCGTCCGCGTGAACCCGGTTCCCTGGCACAACACACATTGCTCGAAATGACCTTCCTTGACCGGCGAGGACAAACGTTGACGGGACATTTCCAGCAGACCGAATCGGGAGATTCGGGAAATATTGATGCGTGCCTTGTCGGATTTGCAGCTTTTCTTGATCTCCTTTTCGACGTTGCTCTTGTTCTTTTTGGAGAACATGTCGATGAAGTCGATGACGATCAACCCGCCCAGGTCGCGCAGGCGCAACTGGCGGCCGATCTCATCCGCCGCTTCCATATTGGTCCGGGTGGCCGTCTCTTCCAGATCACTCGAACTCGTGGTCTTGCCGGAGTTGACATCGATGGCCACCATCGCCTCGCCGACATCGAACACCAGAGACCCGCCGGAAGGCAATTCGACACGCTTTTTGTAAATGTTTTCGATCTGTTCTTCGATCTTGTACTGGGAAAACAGCGGTTTCGTTTCCTGCGAATACTTGACGCGGTTGCGCATGCGCGGCATGACCAGGCGTATGAATTCCTTCACGGCCTTGTACGAGTCCGCGTTGTCCACGATGATTTCAGAGGTATCGTTGGTGAAATGATCGCGGACCGTACGCACCACCATGTCCGGAACCTTGTAAAGCAGACAGGGGCCTTTGGTTTCCGGATCCTGCAATTTTTCCTGGATGCCTTCCCAAATTTTCATCAGCATCTGCAGGTCTTTTTGCAGTTCCAGTTTGGTCCGTCCCATGCCGGCGGTGCGCAGAATCACGCCCATGTCTTCCGGCAACTGGAGGTCCGAAAGCACCTCCTTCATTTTTTTGCGTTCGGATTCGTCCTCGATTTTTCGGGAGATTCCACTGGTTTCCTTGGAGCACATCAGCACCAGAAACCGGCCGGGGATGGTGACGGCATTGGTCAAAGACGGGCCTTTGGCGTCCCGGCTTTCCTTGACCACCTGCACCAGTATTTTCTGACCCCGGACCAGAACGTCTTGAATTCGGGTTCTTGATTTCCTTTCACCGGTCTGAAGGTACGATTCCTTCAGCACATCTTTAAAGGGGAGGAAGCCGTATTTTTTGCCACCATAATCGATGAATGAGGCTTCAATGGCGGGTTCCACCCGGGTGATAACACCTAGATAAACATTGCCTTTCAGTAACTCCCGGGAAGAATGTTCTACGATGTATTCTTCGATCTTTCCATCATCGATGATTACGGCGCGGCATTCTTCAGGATGTTCCGCATTGATTAACAGTTTTTTCTTTTTGGACATATCATTGTTGGCCTTTCATTTGGCGCTTGGGAGTCCTCGCCGACTACCTGCCTTGGACATCATAAAACAAAACGAATATTATTTCAAAAACGGTAATTTGTGTTATTTTATGAATGGAATCAAAAACTTCGCAAAAGGAGGCGGCTCCCTTCCCGGAATCCGTAACACAAACCGGACCCAGCCCCTCAGGAAAACCATTATACCATATAAAATCAATAATTTAGGCTCTTTTTCCTGATGGAAAACATCGCCAAAATGCCTTGCCTGGATGATTTGACTCCGGCGGACCTCATTGAAAAAACTATTTTCATCCGGGTCGATTTCAATGTGCCTCTGGTCAATACGAGCAAGGGCTACCGCGTTGCCGACGACACCCGCATCCGCCGGTTTGTCGATACCACGTTCAAAAAAATTCATGAACTGACCGATGGCAACTGCCGCATCATCATCGGATCGCACCTGGGCCGCCCGCATAAAAAGAAGGATTTCATGGGCTGGGACGGGGTGTTCAATATCCAGTTCGTGTGTTCGCACTTCGATACGCTGATCCGCGAGTTGTACGGGGATACCTACACGATTTTTCCGCCGGAAATCACCGATTCCCATCTGAAAGATTCATTGAGCATCATCACCAATCACCGGCTTCCGCGGGGTGGCATCAAGTTTTTACCCAACCTGCGCTACCTTCTGGAACCGAACAATCCGGACACCTACCGGGAAGAGTTTATGAAGGAAGTCGCTAAATTTTCGGATGTATTCATAAATTGCGCGTTCGGATGCAGTCACCGGGTTACCAAAAGCATCCAAGTGCTGCCCCAGTATATGCGCCAGCAGGGAAAAATCGTGGTGGCCGGCAATCTGTTGAACTCGGAGATCACCCGGCTCGGCAAGTTTGCGCAAAAGGCGTTGGATTATCCGGAGAAGACGGCCGTCATTGCAGGCGGGGCCAAGATTGCCGACAAGATCGGTATTTTAAAACAGTTTGTGGACAGCCGCATCCGCCT of Nitrospina watsonii contains these proteins:
- a CDS encoding HmuY family protein encodes the protein MNTTLKTFLILIGATVFFNFMFYFLSSNIEDFENLPLPPKKVERYKTDYPLIKVDAQSRDNWALLDFSTGNVVRMDDMEKDVNRLQKLDWDLAFQRTKIVTNGGVTNPKGNVQVKNLGQIEFNQVAQVPASRADFKKDDRGWGGSIVNKALVDWYIYRTRTHNVESKKDVYLIDTGDGFVKLKIINYYCERPESDCKSMMCTRDEAACLTLEYQFIPNDEQTFSPPPSQQPQTAQVTH
- a CDS encoding formylglycine-generating enzyme family protein — protein: MKKWLPLAVLATLFLAACQPAASSSDEGMVLIPAGEFQLGMPTSGSLPAFMSDRTSSANAQPAQRLQLDAFYIDRDEVTYSDFLKFKPSSQYAEGRADHPVRGITWYEADAYCLSQGKRLPTEFEWEKASRGEDGRLFVWGNDFDKAKANFGKTVHPVGSVETDLSPYGVADLNGNVSEWTASWYRPYPGSKHEDTNFGEAFKVIRGGAYNKREHGFMEQFAMLPYRNVAPPTMRTWNTGFRCARPASRPKPENSD
- a CDS encoding Rne/Rng family ribonuclease; the protein is MSKKKKLLINAEHPEECRAVIIDDGKIEEYIVEHSSRELLKGNVYLGVITRVEPAIEASFIDYGGKKYGFLPFKDVLKESYLQTGERKSRTRIQDVLVRGQKILVQVVKESRDAKGPSLTNAVTIPGRFLVLMCSKETSGISRKIEDESERKKMKEVLSDLQLPEDMGVILRTAGMGRTKLELQKDLQMLMKIWEGIQEKLQDPETKGPCLLYKVPDMVVRTVRDHFTNDTSEIIVDNADSYKAVKEFIRLVMPRMRNRVKYSQETKPLFSQYKIEEQIENIYKKRVELPSGGSLVFDVGEAMVAIDVNSGKTTSSSDLEETATRTNMEAADEIGRQLRLRDLGGLIVIDFIDMFSKKNKSNVEKEIKKSCKSDKARINISRISRFGLLEMSRQRLSSPVKEGHFEQCVLCQGTGFTRTDSSVSLSVLRKIREILAEGNVKVLAVEVSASVASYLLNHKTKYLQDLQDKTQCLLQFSAKDRLAYENFSYTVLERKREEERQMENRNRGVEFRTALPASADSQPDSRSRPRTESRPDTRPDSRPDSRSEERGDRERGERPERADRERRGRGRRSSSRGRSRSGSSNRSQAGQNRSRPSWPQPAEGEDPMQGPLQEQPPVDNGRDSRAPVDRDTAPATDTAPPSAEGMEQNSAESSPEEAKPATTGGRGRSRDGRKGSSRKRWSRPRSTRKTNSDDSPDSPASAEGEDSGQQPTENVSRLHEVVLDKPPSYKADDREREAPKPIRDDLAPGI